From the genome of Spirosomataceae bacterium TFI 002, one region includes:
- a CDS encoding Pimeloyl-ACP methyl ester carboxylesterase, with protein sequence MLGLRTMDIFHRVVGEGKPIVILHGVFGSGDNLFTASKLIAAGGYKVYLLDARNHGLSPHDPVHNYKVMAQDLDTFLSKEGLDKPIIIGHSMGGKTVMEYSQHYDNYSKLVIIDIAPKAYKPHHSHILNGLKAINLAEVKNRKDAETTFSEYVSEFGERQFILKNLYRKDNGGFDWRINIDAISNAIEDISSEIALTKEITAPTLFLKGELSSYINEEDEKQIKQTFTNCYIVEIKGANHWVHATKPQEFVATILSFVKR encoded by the coding sequence TTGCTAGGTTTGAGAACCATGGACATATTTCACAGAGTTGTTGGCGAAGGCAAACCTATTGTAATCCTTCATGGAGTTTTTGGATCTGGAGATAACTTATTTACAGCAAGCAAGCTTATTGCTGCTGGTGGTTATAAAGTGTACCTTTTGGATGCTCGCAACCATGGTCTTTCTCCACATGACCCCGTCCACAATTATAAAGTCATGGCTCAAGATTTGGATACTTTCTTAAGCAAAGAAGGGCTGGACAAACCCATTATCATTGGGCATTCTATGGGCGGGAAAACCGTAATGGAATATTCACAACATTACGACAACTACTCCAAGTTGGTGATTATTGATATTGCCCCAAAAGCCTATAAACCACATCATTCACACATATTGAATGGACTCAAGGCAATCAACCTAGCAGAAGTTAAAAATAGAAAGGATGCCGAAACTACTTTCTCTGAATATGTGAGCGAATTTGGCGAAAGACAATTTATCCTAAAAAACCTGTACAGGAAGGACAATGGCGGATTTGATTGGAGAATCAACATTGACGCTATTTCTAATGCGATTGAAGATATCAGTAGTGAAATAGCTTTGACAAAGGAAATCACAGCTCCTACCCTTTTCCTCAAAGGTGAATTATCGAGCTACATCAATGAAGAAGACGAAAAGCAAATCAAGCAAACTTTTACCAATTGCTATATTGTAGAAATAAAAGGTGCGAATCATTGGGTGCATGCTACTAAACCACAAGAATTTGTTGCCACAATATTGAGCTTTGTAAAGAGATGA
- a CDS encoding secondary thiamine-phosphate synthase enzyme — protein sequence MKHFFQSEIKLKPYSRGFHIITDDVLHALPELKEIKQGILNVFINHTSASLTINENWDPTVRGDFERHFNKMVPENAPYYEHNYEGSDDMPAHIKASLLGASINIPITNGKLNMGTWQGIYLCEHRNHTEGRSLVMSAWGN from the coding sequence ATGAAGCACTTCTTTCAGTCCGAAATAAAGCTTAAACCTTACTCAAGAGGTTTTCATATTATTACCGATGATGTTTTACACGCATTGCCTGAGCTTAAGGAAATTAAGCAAGGAATATTGAACGTGTTTATTAACCACACTTCAGCGTCTCTTACAATAAATGAGAACTGGGATCCAACAGTAAGAGGTGATTTTGAACGACATTTCAATAAAATGGTGCCTGAAAATGCTCCCTATTATGAGCACAACTACGAAGGCTCCGATGACATGCCTGCCCATATAAAAGCATCTTTACTGGGAGCATCAATCAATATTCCCATCACAAATGGTAAATTAAATATGGGTACCTGGCAAGGAATTTACCTTTGCGAGCATCGTAATCATACCGAAGGCCGAAGCCTTGTTATGAGTGCTTGGGGAAATTAA
- a CDS encoding Protein-S-isoprenylcysteine O-methyltransferase Ste14, which produces MALIEELEDQGNFLFKYRSYFPIIFFAFAVLAFYYESQKGNELLNNQTYWLISLAVGIVGLLIRVFTVGFTPKNTSGRNTAEGQVADELNTTGIYSLVRHPLYVGNFFMWLAPAMLSANLWFITSFTLLYWVYYERIMFAEEAFLRRKFGDTYLNWAKGVPAFVMKLSTPSSPKYPFSLKKVLKKEKNGVFALFTLFFVFDYLKNGFANNDWSVIQNNWFWAFVVSGIVYFILKFIKRGTSLLEDGRG; this is translated from the coding sequence ATGGCTCTTATCGAAGAATTAGAAGATCAAGGGAATTTCCTTTTCAAATATCGTAGCTACTTTCCTATTATATTTTTTGCTTTCGCAGTATTGGCATTTTATTATGAAAGCCAGAAAGGAAATGAACTACTTAATAATCAGACCTATTGGTTAATATCACTTGCGGTAGGAATAGTAGGCCTTTTAATAAGGGTGTTCACAGTTGGTTTTACGCCTAAAAACACCTCAGGTCGCAATACAGCCGAAGGGCAAGTCGCGGACGAACTTAATACGACAGGAATTTACTCATTGGTTCGCCATCCTTTATATGTAGGAAACTTTTTCATGTGGTTGGCTCCTGCAATGCTAAGTGCCAATCTCTGGTTTATAACTTCTTTCACTTTGCTTTACTGGGTATATTATGAACGTATCATGTTTGCTGAAGAAGCATTTCTACGCAGAAAGTTTGGTGATACTTATCTCAATTGGGCAAAAGGAGTTCCTGCGTTTGTAATGAAACTCTCTACCCCATCAAGCCCAAAATATCCTTTTAGTCTTAAAAAGGTGCTAAAGAAAGAGAAAAACGGTGTTTTCGCACTTTTTACGCTATTCTTTGTATTTGATTACCTGAAAAATGGTTTTGCAAATAATGATTGGTCTGTCATTCAAAACAACTGGTTTTGGGCTTTTGTAGTTAGCGGTATTGTATACTTTATTCTAAAGTTTATCAAAAGAGGAACAAGCTTACTTGAAGATGGCCGCGGCTAA
- a CDS encoding tRNA dimethylallyltransferase, producing the protein MSKKSLVLIVGPTAVGKTALCVNIAKQLNAEVFSCDSRQFYKEMSIGTAKPTKEEMRGVPHHFIDNLSIEENYTAGQFEKDSLRELDLYFKDKDVAIMTGGSGLFAKAITHGFDNLPTVPAIIREELKNELAEKGLEFLQNELAEKDPVYFLKIDKSNPQRLVRALEIIRHTNDTYSSFLKNNTVKRPFEIIKIGIELPREELYGRINLRVDIMMKSGLLAEVESLKAYSEHSALNTVGYKEVFQFLNNKSELNETIELIKRNTRRYAKRQLTWFKNQDEFKWFSPKSEPEILAYVKNLI; encoded by the coding sequence ATGTCGAAAAAGTCCCTTGTTTTGATTGTTGGCCCCACAGCTGTAGGCAAAACAGCACTCTGTGTCAATATTGCCAAGCAATTAAATGCAGAAGTGTTTTCATGCGACTCTCGTCAGTTTTATAAAGAAATGTCGATAGGTACAGCCAAACCTACCAAGGAAGAAATGAGAGGAGTTCCTCATCATTTCATTGACAATCTCAGCATAGAAGAAAATTATACTGCAGGACAATTTGAAAAAGACTCACTCCGTGAATTGGACCTATATTTCAAAGATAAAGATGTCGCAATTATGACTGGCGGAAGTGGTTTATTTGCCAAAGCAATTACTCATGGCTTTGATAACCTACCCACTGTTCCTGCTATTATTAGAGAAGAGTTAAAAAACGAACTGGCTGAAAAAGGACTTGAGTTTCTTCAAAACGAATTAGCAGAAAAAGACCCCGTCTACTTTTTAAAAATTGACAAATCCAATCCACAACGGCTAGTAAGAGCGTTGGAAATTATTCGCCATACGAATGATACTTATTCCAGCTTTTTGAAAAACAATACTGTTAAGCGACCTTTCGAAATTATTAAAATTGGTATTGAACTTCCTCGTGAAGAGCTCTACGGAAGGATAAATCTCAGGGTGGATATAATGATGAAATCAGGATTATTAGCCGAAGTTGAAAGCTTGAAAGCTTATAGTGAACATTCTGCTCTCAATACGGTTGGTTACAAGGAAGTATTTCAGTTTTTGAATAACAAAAGTGAGTTAAACGAAACTATCGAATTGATAAAAAGAAATACTAGAAGGTATGCAAAAAGACAATTGACCTGGTTTAAGAATCAAGACGAATTCAAATGGTTTTCACCTAAAAGCGAACCAGAAATTTTGGCTTACGTTAAAAATTTGATTTGA
- a CDS encoding Polyisoprenoid-binding protein YceI: MKKILMTLALAATATFTFVSCNSSTETTEGTEEAVAIADGTVTIDAAASSVMWKGEMLGLYSHEGTVPLKSGSITITDGAISAGNFEIDLTTINPTDDAYGEDNPKEKLVGHLSSADFFNVEQFPTATFEITGSEGTSVMGNLTVRGITNPEKVENVVITQNENGTSMTGDLTFDRTKYDVNFSMPVEDKVLSNDIKISVSLAAAK, translated from the coding sequence ATGAAAAAAATTTTAATGACCCTTGCACTTGCTGCTACAGCAACTTTCACATTTGTATCATGTAACTCTTCTACAGAGACTACAGAAGGAACTGAAGAAGCAGTAGCTATTGCTGACGGAACAGTAACTATTGATGCAGCAGCTAGCTCTGTAATGTGGAAAGGCGAAATGCTTGGACTATACTCTCACGAAGGTACTGTGCCATTGAAGTCAGGTTCTATCACTATCACTGATGGTGCAATTTCTGCTGGAAATTTTGAAATTGATCTTACTACAATCAATCCTACTGACGATGCTTACGGCGAAGATAATCCTAAAGAGAAATTGGTGGGTCACCTTTCTTCTGCTGATTTCTTTAATGTAGAGCAATTCCCTACTGCAACTTTTGAAATAACTGGATCAGAAGGAACTTCGGTAATGGGTAACCTTACTGTAAGAGGAATTACTAATCCTGAGAAAGTTGAGAACGTTGTAATTACTCAAAACGAAAACGGAACTTCAATGACTGGAGATCTTACTTTTGATAGAACAAAATACGATGTAAACTTCAGCATGCCTGTAGAAGACAAAGTTTTGTCTAACGATATCAAAATCAGTGTTTCTCTTGCTGCTGCAAAGTAA
- a CDS encoding cytidylate kinase, with translation MYQIIVAIDGFSSCGKSSTAKGVANHLGYAYIDSGAMYRATTLYFLDNHVSLSNTKEVLRAISEITIEFRVSKDGKSETYLNGLRVEDKIRELRVANMVSEVSAIAEVRHAMVEQQRKMGKKRGVVMDGRDIGTVVFPDAELKVFMTADTDIRTHRRQVELLEKGKLLDFADIKFNLEKRDRIDTTRTESPLRQAEEAFLVDTSFMTLDEQIEMVSLMADQAIALKAERKNV, from the coding sequence ATGTACCAAATCATTGTCGCCATTGACGGCTTTTCAAGCTGTGGAAAATCAAGTACCGCCAAAGGTGTTGCCAACCACTTAGGCTATGCATATATAGATAGTGGAGCTATGTATAGAGCCACTACCCTATACTTTCTTGATAATCATGTTAGCTTGAGCAATACCAAAGAAGTATTACGTGCTATTAGTGAAATTACCATAGAATTTAGGGTTTCTAAAGACGGAAAAAGCGAAACTTATCTCAACGGCCTGAGGGTAGAAGATAAAATAAGAGAATTGCGTGTAGCCAATATGGTAAGTGAAGTAAGTGCCATTGCTGAAGTGAGACATGCAATGGTAGAACAACAGCGAAAAATGGGTAAAAAAAGAGGTGTTGTTATGGACGGTCGCGACATAGGAACTGTAGTTTTTCCCGACGCAGAACTTAAAGTTTTTATGACTGCGGACACAGACATTAGAACTCATAGGAGACAAGTTGAACTTTTAGAAAAAGGTAAGCTTTTGGATTTTGCCGATATAAAATTCAACCTAGAAAAACGAGATAGAATAGATACCACAAGGACCGAAAGTCCGCTTCGTCAAGCAGAGGAAGCCTTCCTAGTAGATACTTCTTTTATGACATTGGACGAACAGATAGAAATGGTTAGTCTCATGGCTGACCAAGCAATTGCTTTAAAAGCAGAACGTAAAAATGTATGA
- a CDS encoding Glycine/D-amino acid oxidase, protein MYDYLLVGQGIAGSLLSLELLNAGKSILVIADESRPSSSQVAGGMFNPVTGKHLAKTWMADELYPFLIKYYQELEDKLNTKFFHLTSVYRPYVNENQKNQFIKAIEKHDIAEYLDHQECNEPYNKFINNDLGGLLTKKAGWVDVPKLTDSVKKVLIDQSAYQNSVFDQNEVKFKTDGISYKGIEAKAIIYCEGYYATKNPIWSWLKFNPVKGETLLTEMLDYPITEIVNQNSWILPISGSKYRFGATYSWHELDFLPTEKGRETLIEKVDKYLSHPYKIIDQQAGVRPSTNDRRPIMGVHPLHKNAFIFNGLGTKGVSIAPYFAVEFCDFLCNQKELHSETTIERFYALY, encoded by the coding sequence ATGTATGATTATTTACTTGTAGGGCAAGGTATTGCGGGCAGCTTGCTATCACTTGAACTCTTAAATGCTGGTAAATCTATACTGGTTATTGCCGATGAATCTCGTCCAAGTTCCTCTCAAGTAGCCGGTGGAATGTTTAACCCTGTTACAGGTAAGCATCTCGCGAAAACATGGATGGCGGATGAGCTTTATCCGTTTTTAATCAAATACTACCAAGAATTAGAAGATAAGCTAAATACCAAATTCTTTCATCTTACTTCGGTTTACCGCCCGTACGTAAACGAAAATCAGAAAAATCAATTCATAAAAGCGATTGAAAAGCACGATATAGCGGAATATCTTGATCACCAAGAATGTAACGAGCCCTACAATAAATTTATAAATAATGACCTCGGTGGCTTACTTACCAAAAAAGCAGGATGGGTAGATGTTCCCAAACTCACCGATTCCGTTAAAAAGGTCCTAATTGACCAATCTGCATACCAAAATTCAGTTTTTGACCAAAATGAAGTAAAATTTAAAACTGACGGAATTAGCTATAAAGGCATTGAAGCTAAAGCAATTATTTATTGTGAAGGTTACTACGCAACAAAGAATCCCATATGGTCCTGGCTAAAGTTTAATCCAGTCAAAGGTGAGACACTTCTTACTGAAATGCTTGATTACCCTATTACAGAAATTGTAAACCAAAACTCTTGGATACTACCCATTTCTGGCTCCAAATATAGGTTTGGGGCAACATACAGTTGGCATGAATTGGACTTCCTACCTACTGAAAAAGGTCGAGAAACGTTAATAGAAAAAGTTGATAAGTATCTCTCTCATCCTTATAAAATCATAGACCAGCAAGCTGGAGTACGTCCATCTACAAACGACCGACGCCCAATAATGGGTGTCCACCCACTTCATAAAAATGCTTTCATATTCAATGGCTTAGGAACCAAAGGGGTATCAATCGCCCCATATTTCGCTGTGGAATTCTGTGATTTTTTATGCAATCAAAAAGAATTGCATTCTGAAACAACCATAGAACGCTTTTATGCGTTATATTAG